The Carassius gibelio isolate Cgi1373 ecotype wild population from Czech Republic chromosome A1, carGib1.2-hapl.c, whole genome shotgun sequence region gagacaacatttctcattttcatttaaaggttcgactctactaaagcataaaaataccataatatgtttgcagatatttcagAAACATGCTAATttaacatactgtacagtatgtgtttatctgaaaaacaatgctacagtcagttattctcctttgaaaatgtctgGAATGCTGGTCTCTGTTTTGGTCTGTGAAACCAGCCCACTGCCAGCTTACTGAGTTGAATTTCGGcaccccgggttgccagttggtgggAAGCACAGTGTATTTCATTTCAGTCATAGGAGCTGACAAAAATGATAGGGTCAGAGCGTTTGTTTTTGTTGGTTGTTTGACGTGTTtgtcatgggcgggccttggccagtGAAAGCTGGCATGAAGTCCAGACCTTTAGCTATCAGTCTAAAGgttgatttatacttctgcattgGACCTACGCCATGGCCTTTATGCCGTAGGCTatgaatcagtttttttattGATACTTCTGTGTCGTTGTCCACATTGACATGCAGTACAGAATCAAACTGCTAGAATGCAGTGTTCACAGTGATGTTGCTGGTGTAACCTGCAGTATCATGACTAAAGCCAAAGAAGAAGCGGCTCGTCAGAGAAGCATTATAGCCGTGACGgcggcaaataaatatcaaatcattaaatcattatttaaaactacataaAGGAGACTACCACGGAACATGAGAAGATGACATTATTTCAATCTCCTCAAAGACTTGTACCATGGCTATTGATGTATAATGCTGTGTGGTATAATAAATGATAAGTctatgctttgttttattttatataagaaggtgtaatattaaaatatcttaaagtgcacataaacacacacaaaactcaatcACATATGGGGGGGGGTTTGAGGGTTCTAGCAGACCAATATCAGCGCTTGCTGTCTGTGTAGAATTGATGAGCTGTTACACTTCTGGAGAGGTGCACATCAGGTTATGTCTAatctcagcctcagatgtcatGCCCACGGactgttggctaaacgtctgatgcatatgggacacaaaagtggaaacacttcaggaatgTCAAagtttttcaaaagtatgtgaaatatttaaagttcgggGCATAGAACCTTAAAAATATGTCAGAGAGTTTTACAGAATCTGTTATTATTGCAACATTTCCAAGGCGCGAAACATGACGATTaaagaaacaaactgtgattggctgTTGGACATGTccgtcaaacggcctcatgggcgggccttggccaatgaaagcctgccatgaattccagaccttcggCCTGGCTATGTTAGACTAGGTTATGCCGTACTACACATAACCTATGGAGTTGGTTCAATGCAGAAGTTTAAATTGGGCTTTAAAGGTCTGGCTATGCAAGACCAAGTCTGAGGAGGAAGGACCAGGTGAAAAAAATCCCActtcaatattttaaatttggaATTCAATATGTAGTTCAACCATTCATTGTCAAGCCTacgtacagcacctttaagttttttcaattaaaggtacaggttgtaggacctgccacgagagggcacactaccaaaacaataataatcgcGTGgttttgatgacgctaagaaatagcgtggaatgatgggatttgttgtcttcttcccaaccgctgacggccctcagtcagacggaaagataaatcatggattcaacagatgttttataatgttgtgtttgatgtcatcATTTTATTATATGGAATTAGACCCGAGTAATGGAAGTTTTACAACTAAATGTTTAGTCATAGATGTTAGAATATTTGTCCAATTTGATCGTGTTATAACAGCACAGTTTCAAGTGttcaaatcaataataataaatgttatttttaactaacCAATATCTTTTGCAATAATGATTGAttaatatttctgtaaataaaaactgtatttatttacattgtttaACTTGTCAGGTGAAATGAGCAGGGTAAATAAAGCAGTAAATAACCAAATGCAATAACACTGCACCTACATAAACTTTAGTCATTGAAACACAAAaattgggcatacatagcaaacgagttcaacgatttgcgcgagtagattacaaacaaagtcaatgcaaagacgtgatcagactatggatcaaaCGTGTCATGCGCGGATCTAGAGACGAGATGCCCTGTGTTTGtatgtatgccccataatactaatcttgttgatcgttataatagcataagtgggagctgtccttgtcgacagaaccagcggcagacggtaaacagtaattatgttccattatGTTCCACACCACTTCCGCATTTGTTCGCGACACTGTTGttatgtggtttctacgtcagaaAAGGTGgaaacaaagggtaactaacgtcattgacaggcgactgcactgccccgtgtcactgtttagaatgggaattagttgaaaacattacagatattgtaagtaatcagctggacaaaatatataacactagcctagtggtttttggatattttattgcaaatatcttacaaattgtacttttaagtttcagctttattttaatgaacatatttagttttgtttttaagttaatGATAACACTGTACAGTAGGCctacaaataaaagaaaatcagAAAATGCATCATAAAGACATTGAGTTTTGATATTTGGGCTAGTCTTGCTTCATCATTCATCTTTTTGTAGGGCAGCTTTCAGGTTGCTCCAGAACTCTCTTCTCTTTTCCTCGTCTTCGGGCCACTCCAGATACGTCCTGGAGTTCATAATCTTCCGTAGCTTGCAGAAACGTTTGGGAATGGTCTCCTTCTCGATTGGCTCAAGGAGAACCAGGACGGCAGAGTCATTGTGTTCATCGACTATGCGGAAATGTGAGAAGTCCAGCTCATAGCGGCACCATTCGCTGGTAACAAAGTGCTCAGACAGAACAAAAAGAGTCCGATGGCTTTTTTCAATCGAGTCGATGATGTTGTCCACGATCCAGCGGCCCGGCTGGAAGTCCCGTTTGTGCAAACACAAGGCAAATGGAGGATGAGCGCTCTCCAGCTCTGGAACAAGGATCTCCTCGACCCACTCAGCATCATGTTGACTGTAGGATACAAAAGCGTCGTAGCGGAGCTCTTCGGCCAGTCGACCAACTGCAGGTTTTCGTTTCGCTTGAATCCATGCTTTGGTCATCTGCAGGTACCATATAATGTGAAACTTATAGCAGGTGACAACAATTAGTCCAAGGACTATTATGATCAATGAACAAAGCACTAAGACAGCAGGGATCATGTAACACTCGAAAACTGACAAACTGACACTGTCAACAGCATCACCTCTGAGAGTGAATGGAGTGTCACACACATAATTGTGAAGACCATCCCTTATCGTGATGAAATGGTTAACATCATGTCTGAAGAAAGATACAAACTCACAGGAGCATACAAAATTATTGTTACTCGCTTCTAAATATTTTAAGGATTTAAATCTCCTCAAATCACTGCCATTAAACATTCGCAAGGCGTTCCTTTGGATAAGCAGGTTCTGCAGCCTTGGAAATAATTCCCCATGTGGCAGTTTCATAAATCGGTTGCCTGTCAGTATAAGCATAGTAAGTTGGGGAAATCTTTGGTTGAATACCATCAGATCATTTTCACTGAGATCCAGGGCCGTCAAGCTAGAAGGCAGGCAAGGGGTCATCTTTCGTAGCTTTGTGCTGGAAAGATTCAGAAACCTGAGAGTCGCTGGCCAGCTACAGCTTTCTGGCATAGAAACAAAACTATTATGACTTAAATCTAAATATGTGAGACTCTTAAGCTTAGTGGCCAATCGAGACATCAGTCCAagagattttaaaatgttctggCTCACATTAAGAGTGTTGAGGTTTTGATATGCACCATAATCTGTATATAAGGTAGGTTCAATTGTCAGGTCTGAAAGGAGATTCTGGCTAAGGTCCAAATATTCAAGATTTTTTAACAGTGGGGTAGTTTGCCGTGGAATAACAAACACTGTGCCATTAATAACGGACACCTTATGGAGATGCACCAGTAGAAATCCTAACTGCATCATGCTACTAAACTTAAAAAAACCTTGGATCTCGAGATTACGTATGTAGGCTGTATGCAAGTTTTCATAATGTGTATACGAAGCTTTTTGCCACCACCCTTGGCCaatcaaatgcacattttcaagaCCAATATATGACAAAGAAGAACCATCCATGACCATTAATAAAGAGGTCATTGCTTCATCAGTTGTGGTGCTATTTTGGAAACTCAAGTTTTTAGTTCCACCTTCTCTTGCCGCTTTAAAGGGTTCTGTCGAAATGTTTGTTTTGAGTACAGCATCATTGATTATCAGCAGAGTTTCAGGGTGGGAGACATCTTGAAGAACCTCAGAGACTAATTCTGGATCATTCTGAAATAGATTCTGAAGGTTTAAAGAGACTAAACCAATGGGACGGGCTGCCTTTAAACTCCCATTCTCATACGACTTCAGATTACTGGCAATGAACGTCATCTCGTCCAGATGAGTGAGCCCATCTAAGCCATTTTTGTATACCTCCCTCAGTGAAGGACTACCAACTCGCAGTGTCCTTAGGTTAAGGAGAGACTGGAAGATTGGAGCAGGTCCCAAGGTGGTATATGGGTTTCCTGCCAGATTCAGTTGTTGAAGAGAGTTTAGCTCGTGGAACCAAGAAGAAGACAGATTTTTCAGGATGTTTAAAGACAGATCAAGAACTTCCAGCTTATGTTGAGATTTAAAAGCATCTTTGTGAATAAACTTGAGCTTGTTCTTATGCAAGTTTAGAGTTTTCAGCTCACTGTATGGGCTGAGATCATTCATGTGTATAGATTTAATTTGATTGAAAGACAGGTCAAGGCCAAGGGCATTCGCTGGAACTTTTGGGACCTGTTGGAGATGATTTGATGAACAATTGCAGAAAAATTGCTGGTCACAAACACATGTCCTGGAGTAGTGAAAGCCTTGTgccaaaattaatataaaaatagttatAGACTCCTCCGTTCCCAAGAGTCGCatcctgtaaaaaaattaattaaatgaatgattTTATTCAGTAAGTATGCATTAAAAACTAATCAAAAGTCATAGTTTTTACTTGAATTTTGCACTGCATGGTGTGATTTATTGGAAATGCCCATAAAATTAATGGATAATgtcttataaaaacattatttcaattaAAGACTGTTCATTCcaacgttctattcatcaaagaatcctgaaatttttgaatttctgaaactttatcatagtttccacaaacattattaagcagcacaattgttttcaacactgacaccAATAAGAATGGTTTTGTGAGCaataaatcagcttattagaatcatttctggaAAATGTGACATTGGAGTATTgtctactgaaaattcagcttggccaTCACAGACAAAAACGTAGCAAAACCAAAAGGAGAAACATAAAACAGAAGTTCTCAATTTCTGATCCAAAAACTGTCAGTCAATCAATGCACATTATACCACATTTTGTACAATCGCAAGTTTATGGTTGCAGTCTTAAAACATGTTGCATATTAAAGTACTACCAGTCTAGCATTTTTCAAGACAGAAAAAGTTAAATTTGATTACCTGCCCACCATTATTGTGTCTGATACTCTACTGTATGCAAACTGCAGGTTGCCAGTTGTCATAATAGGcgaaaacaaaaagaaatcaaACATGCTATGTGAGTCACAGGAGGAAGTAAAACTCAATAGCCTGATTGAAACTTTCAAAATTGTCTGTTTTAACAGGAACAGAAATTTTAGGGCACCATCCAGTCTCAGAGCATGTGTAAACATATTTACAAGCTACCAGCTTAATATGGCTGTTGGGTAATAATTTTCAAAGGTTCAATAGTACACAACTCTATTACTTGAGTGAAAATACAGATACTGGACAAAGATTACTCCATTAAAAGTGAAGGTTGTAAAGACAGATTTTTACTTCAGTAAAAGTACAGAAATACTTGCTTTTAAAAGTACTtaagtaataaattaaatgtcatttttatgtcaatgcactgttttattattgttaatacttGCAATACCTTATGCCTCTGAATCAATGTACAATAGATTACATCAATTGAATACACAGACTAGCTTGCAGTATCTTTGAAATGAAGAGCTTTTAGAATGTTAAAAACCTATATAAACCAAAAAGTGAGCTGaccaaaaaaaatctatatatttaaaagatATATTTAACATCCTATAAATAATCACTTTTGTGGGGTTACGTGAAGTGATTTCCTAGCATTGCACACTGCCTAGTTGCTTCTGTGGGGGTGGGAGCAACTAGTCAGTGTTCAAAAAATTCAAGGAAATCACGTAACCCTACAAAAGTGATTACTTAAAGGCTGTCTAAAAAAACTTTTAGAGAAGAAACAAATCACCCACTGACTTGCAAAGCTGCTGTAGTAACGACTTTCTACTTGGAGGACTTTGATAAAAATGTAGTGGTATAACAAGTAAGATATTTCTCTTTCAATCATAGTGAAGTTAAAGTCCCAAGTTTCCAGGAAAAAAAATACTCAAGCAAACTACATATACTCAGAAAGTGTACTTAGGTACAGCAATCAAGTAAATGTACTTACTGTCCACCTCTGATCATTTTTCATACTGTTTCAAATGTCTTACATGGCTTTTATGCAAATAGTTTTGTGACTATTTCGgatatgtttgtttttgcttcACTAACAACTGCATTAGAATAAAGGATTTGAAAAGAGGAAGTTAGCCTTTTCAAGTAAGGCGTGCTTTTACTTTACCACCATAGCATTAAACATCTCTTGTGGTTTTGCAGGGTACACCCAGTGCTCTTCATAACCAGCTTTAATTCAAGACATTGAAATGTacattaaaagtatataaaagtaAGACTAGAGTCCTGTGGTGAAATACTGAGATCCTCATGTTTAAGAATATATTAGAGATGTGATCTGACTTGATAGGTTGGCATATATCTTTATAACAGTTTTTTTGCGTTGTTATGACAGGATATTAAATGTCAAAAGCCTTCTATGTTTGATTTTAGCAGTTGTTCTGTTGAAAGACAATCTAAAATTGCAAGAGGACTCCTCCCTTTTGTCACCGGTAAGTGTAAGGTGAAAAGAGGCACAAGCCTATATCAgacaaacacatttcaaatttCTTATGTGGCTACTTTCCTAATATTGATCCAGTTGATTTGAACTGCTAATGGCACAACATATAACCATCAAAACCCTCTTGGATTGTTAAAACAGAATAAAGAAATTCCTTATTTTGgcataaaatattacttttgaaCCTGCTTTACTCTAAATGGTCAGAAAGTCTAGTTTATtgctaaaaattaaatattttcaatgtGTATAATATTGTACGGGTCATTggtatttttagaaatgtttgcAAGTATAATGGAAATGCCACAATATGTACAATATTGCCACCTTAATCCatctagctgtctgtctgtctgtctgtctatctatctatctatctatctatctatctatctatctatctatctatctatctatctatctatctatctatctatgacaGAGACAGCTCTTCTGGATTGATGCACCAACAGAACTGTCAGGATGGATGAAACATTTAAACAGCTACACATTACAATGACGCAGAAATGTAAGATCCTTAAGAATCTGTCAGATtgttgcataaataaaaaaaacaacctcGCGCACGTCACTTGTAtctaaatgtgtcatttttcCACCCCCATTTATTCCCTTTTCCAGTTTGTTCTTGCCACATATGGTGTTCTTGTGCTCACAGCTGCTGTCTACATGCTGAGACGCAGCAGGAAGCAGGAACATGAAACAGCATCTGCCTCCTCATAAACTACAAATGGAAAGTTTAGGGTTaagaaaacaataaattatttatgAACACTACATGAGTAGAACGTGGTTAATGGAGCTCATGTTTCTAGATGTCACTGGCCAGATGGTATTTTTCTTTATCATGCACACAGatagtcataataataaaaaagtgaagtCATATTGAAATGGAAGTAGCGACCaatcttttcttccatattgtgactTACATCCGAGTGTAACTTAATAATAGTGTAacataatagtgtggctaaaccccGCCTCCGCAGAAGAAGATCAATTCCTGCTGctacatcactgtctgtttagccccgcccaccgattagCACACATAGTGGGTAAATAACAAGAGAGGCAAATACAGGTCCAAATCAAATGGTAAAAAATGGTTCTGAAGACAACAAGACGCTGTACAGTGCCAAGATGTGAAAAAACACAATCTTCGCATTGCCTTCCTTTTGATCCCAAAATTAGGAAAGCATTAATGAACTTAACTTTTTATATAGATCCAGACCACGTCATTAAGAACTCAGTccattgttaaattaatttttaccgTGGATTCATTTATAGACAAAGCACTATTCCacgcaggattttcagaaagattaaaACTAAAAGACGATGCTGTGCTGACTATATTGGATTCTGACAGTAATGTTGCACCACACAGCATGagtgtgaatacattttttttattatgtgatcactattgctttgtctgttattacagatcatttgatatgtactgagtatttatgtgtttttgatcTAAATCACTGCAACGTTTATCAATGTTGTAATTGTGTATCTTTCACATCAAATCTCACatcacttgtcacttgtcacaTGTCACTTGTCACTAAATTCTTCTAAAATGTTACTAACAATATATTTCTGCCTCATCACTTGACCAAAATCTACACTGCATCGCAGTCAGATGTTCTTACAAACACTCAGTGGTGATTGATAGTGATTTGAAGTAAATGTGTTGTATTAATTGTTATGTGCAGCTTGAAGCCAATTGTAGCTATAATTTCTCTGTTACCCAAATATGATTATATTTCATGAAGTATGTTATCAAAAGAAATCACATAAAGTcatatgatttttaaatataataatattatttatttcaggaTCAGAGGGATGTGGGTGGGCAAGCCATGTAATGCCAGAGTAAAGTGATGCCATGACATCCACAATCCCACAAATTAGTGTAAAGGCAATACTTCCACCCCCTGAATGTAAGCTTTTCAATATTTCAAGATTTCCTGATGCACTAGCGACTTTATGTACCTACGCGAGTCgtgaaaattataaatgcatcTAGGAATTATTGCATTGTTGGATTTCAAATCAGTAGGGGTTGAGGCATCAAGAGTAACAAGCTGTTTTATGGATGGTAACTGCAATATTATTACTGAAATCTTCTTAGTTATtagttacactactagttactgcaaaaagttatattattacagtaactAGAAGCCTAACTAGtaagttactgcccaacactgttcAAAAATACATGCAGAAGTTTACATTGATGgccaccatagactgtataaaggtGGGCATACAGAACTTGTAATATGCAAAACTGTTAGCAAATCATAGCAGTGAGCGTTTACTTTTACAATCCGCCACACTTACTCAGACAGAGCATTCTGATGAGGGGGGTCAAACatgacagaaaatagcctattacttctaatttttatgtttgtttgttttttatgtaaaatttttGATATCAGTGGAGTGGAgttcagagaacagtacaaaataaggcagttcatgaccccttgaAGCCTTCTAATTTATTTGCCAGTAGAGTGCACTGTACGCTTATCATGTACATTTCCTGGAAGCGTTTTGCTTTATCTGTTGTAAAGGCAAATTGTGCGGTTATTTTAACAGCTGTTGTGTTTTAGGTTAGTGAAACTAGCAGGTCAGATGGGGACGTTTTCCTGTAAAATGAAATGTTCAGAaatgatttcagaaaaaaaaaaaaaacagttctgttGTAACATGAGTTTCTGCTTTTTGTTTCGTGATGATCATGTTAGTTAATCGCGATCAGGTGTCATTCTGAAAGTGAAGCTTCGTTTAAGTCTAATTGTTTTGAATAGTTCACAATAATCCATTATTATACTAATCAACACATAAATGAAATACTACCTATTATTCCTCAGCAGTCTAATCTGTTACTGCCATATGATTGGTTTCCACTTTTACACAAGGTATACTATGCAGTTATGTCATCTATGTGTCTCTGACTGccacaggaattttttttttttttttcaaatgtttacaCCTGGACTTGATGAGCCATATACCTGTGTCAGCCAAAgtgaaactgaaatgaaaaagcaCCTGTGTGCACCTATTGTGGGATGTGGTGAATCTTTTTTCCTGTAAATATAGGGTAGCAGTAAACTCAGCTGTAGTAAATTCTCTCTTGGTGAATGCTCAGGCAGTTGATGTCAGTGACAAAAGAGCGGACCTTTTTGGATTTTGGGGCTCATCTCAAAGGTGAAACTCCTTCAGGTGAAAATACATCCTTCGATTCATCTGCAGTACAGTGCaaggtacatttttattttcttatgaaaCCTGCaaacaaaacatgcaaattatagctaagattcaaatatatttattaatactacTGACTGATTGATAACTAATTGTGTTTCAGGCAAACATATttgttaaagatatttt contains the following coding sequences:
- the LOC127985733 gene encoding toll-like receptor 2 type-2 — translated: MFTHALRLDGALKFLFLLKQTILKVSIRLLSFTSSCDSHSMFDFFLFSPIMTTGNLQFAYSRVSDTIMVGRMRLLGTEESITIFILILAQGFHYSRTCVCDQQFFCNCSSNHLQQVPKVPANALGLDLSFNQIKSIHMNDLSPYSELKTLNLHKNKLKFIHKDAFKSQHKLEVLDLSLNILKNLSSSWFHELNSLQQLNLAGNPYTTLGPAPIFQSLLNLRTLRVGSPSLREVYKNGLDGLTHLDEMTFIASNLKSYENGSLKAARPIGLVSLNLQNLFQNDPELVSEVLQDVSHPETLLIINDAVLKTNISTEPFKAAREGGTKNLSFQNSTTTDEAMTSLLMVMDGSSLSYIGLENVHLIGQGWWQKASYTHYENLHTAYIRNLEIQGFFKFSSMMQLGFLLVHLHKVSVINGTVFVIPRQTTPLLKNLEYLDLSQNLLSDLTIEPTLYTDYGAYQNLNTLNVSQNILKSLGLMSRLATKLKSLTYLDLSHNSFVSMPESCSWPATLRFLNLSSTKLRKMTPCLPSSLTALDLSENDLMVFNQRFPQLTMLILTGNRFMKLPHGELFPRLQNLLIQRNALRMFNGSDLRRFKSLKYLEASNNNFVCSCEFVSFFRHDVNHFITIRDGLHNYVCDTPFTLRGDAVDSVSLSVFECYMIPAVLVLCSLIIIVLGLIVVTCYKFHIIWYLQMTKAWIQAKRKPAVGRLAEELRYDAFVSYSQHDAEWVEEILVPELESAHPPFALCLHKRDFQPGRWIVDNIIDSIEKSHRTLFVLSEHFVTSEWCRYELDFSHFRIVDEHNDSAVLVLLEPIEKETIPKRFCKLRKIMNSRTYLEWPEDEEKRREFWSNLKAALQKDE